The genomic DNA AGTCAATACCtttaatggtctgataaaacaATGAATCTGAAGAATCAAACTTGGTCtggaaaattatattaaaattatataccTAACATTTGTATAGATTATCAGATTACCTGATAATAAAAGCTGTTAGCTGCGGTcttaaatatgtgtttgtttatgtgtgatgACATTGTGGAAGGGAgatttgaaatgatttaattttattGATGATTTCTAGCTTTTGATACTTATAAAAATCCATTGCAGTGTAAcactgttgtgctgtgtttagCTGCACAGGcctgtgtctgttttgttttcctgattGAATTGGTATTATGTTAAATGGGTTAGCTGGGTCCTACTCTGCAGTCCAGTCTCATCGCCTCCGCTGCGATCGGGACAGAATTGCCGCTTTCCATTTCCACCATTCCCATGGCAACGGCAGTCCCATTTCCTCCCGGTGCTGCAGAGTGTGAAAGGAGAGGGTTTAACCCCAAACGGTGTGTGACACACTGCAGTGGAGTGTGTGCTTCCACTGTTGTTTATGCAGTGACACAgatagattttcttttcttttctcctcccgtTTTaaaagagacagtgaggagagGATGACAAGAAGAGGTTGGAGTTACATAAAAGAGCCTTATGACAGTAGGTTACAGGAGGAAAAGATGAGGAGTTGTAGCCCACAGTGAGAGTCATGGCTAGATGTGTAACGACAGATGAAGGAGCAGGAAAGACTTCGGTAAAGACTTAGAGGGAATGAGGATTGACTGTTGTTGTAAATGGAAGAGATGTGGACTCTGATATTCCCTTTAAGAAGTCCACTTCAATCTCCAGGATTATCCTGACTCTTCCAGAGGCTGCAGAGTTGGAATGTGGGTCAGTGAGGGAAgcgtgtgtgttgttgtgtccacagtgtgtgtgtgtgtgtgtgtgtgtgtgtgtgtgtgtgtgtgtgtgtctgtgaaatgACCCACTCATAGATAGTGGTCTGAGTGTCTTGCAGATCATAGATAAGTcgacacgcacatacacacacgcttGTCTGGGGAGCTTAGCTTGGCTGTTCATGCAGATGATGATATTATCCTctgctgcagccccccccccccacttgtCACTTATTGTCACCTATTTTCCATAGTTGGAAAACTTCTTTACTTTTATCCTTTATCCTGTAGTTGTTTAGATTTTTCTCCCAGAACAGATAATACAGTGGAGCTGCATCCTCTTGGCAGCAGGCTGTGACCTTTGCCACATGGGACAATGCACTGACCAAGCAATTCCCTGCATTGttctctgagagagagaagctgactcatttttcctctcttatATCTgcagaaaggcaagaaaaagtctttttttctgcaccATTAAGTTCATGGTTCTGTTTCTTCTCACATGCAGGTCAGAGAACGTCTTTCAGTAGATGAGTGAGCACCTCCACTCAGTAATTATTTCCCCCTCTGGATAATGATTGAATGGACTCTTTCAACTTGCGTCATCCACTGAAATATTAATTCTGACCTCTTTTGAGCTCATGAGCACAgtagtctctttctctctatacATTAACAAGAGTGTGCAGCCATgctaacagctgtgtgtggctgcacagCATTGCTTTGAGTTAAATGCTAGCTTCAGCATGCTGATTAGCATTAAAGGCAAACtagagctgaggctgatgggcATGctattagttttgcaggtattttggTTATAAAACAAGTGTTGCACAAATTTAtgttttgacctgatgatggcactatATGAAAAATCAGAGGATCatattcatcctctgggcaccatgcATATCTTTCTTATTTTTGATGGCAATCAATCCAAAAGTTGTCAACCTACTTGTGGTGCAAGAGGAAAATTCGGGATCAGCCAAgtcagtgggattcatcctctcagaaccatgaatgtctctactgttttcatgacaatccatctaatagtttagatatttcagtctggacccaAGTGGTGGACTTACTGACTTTAAAACCATTTTCCTAGTGCTGCTAAAAAGCTCAACTCGACTGTCCTCTTTCCCTTTTCAGAAAACGTTCCTGTGGAGTTGCGGGAGCCTCTTTACAAGGACCAGTATGAACAAGAGCACCTCAAGCCGTCCGTCTCCAAGCTGCTTCTGTCCCCTGAGATCTACTGCCGAGCTCAGGCCCTGCTGACGCAGGCGCATGGGGTCTCCCTGCCGGCGTCGCAGGGGTCCCCGGCCGACAACTCTGCCCTGCTGCAGTTCCTTATTAAGAAAGGCTTCACTCCAAAGGTCCAGGATGCAGACGTCACCGAGGAGGACCTCAACTACGTCCCCATCAAGACGGTGGGTGTGGTGGTGTGATGCATCGGTGTGTAGCTGTTTATGGGTGTGGGGTCTTTATTCTTTTCTGTTCGTTCTTATTTGATTTCCAGTTGTTCCTCTCCCCTTAAATATGTATTCATTAAAAGTAAATACTCAgtgaaaaatacaatataatcgAGTAGGTAAACAGTAAAAGTAGCAGTAAAGTAAACTCCtcttagcagcagcagcagtaaggACAAGAACAACAGATGGTAGGAGGGAAGAAGAGCAGGAATGGGACAAAGGAAGAAAGGACAGAAGgatgaagaaaaggagaaaagatggaagaaaagtaggaacaaaggagaaaaagagggaacgAAACAAAGTGATATTTAACAAGCTTACCTTGTGTGAAATGCAAGTTAATCCTctgcaaagcagaaaagaaaatatagtAGAGTAAAAGGATTTCTGCTAaaaatgtagtggaataaaagTAGAAAGGATTTAAAAAAGCACAGAGTACAAAGTCAGCACTGTAGTAAACGAAATGTCAACCtctttacagttttatttcattgagTGTCTGGAGACAGCTGTGTTAAACTGGCCCTCTTGTGATTGGTGCAGAAAGCCCACCTCGCCCTGATCGACGCTCTGATGACGCTGGCTGCCAAAGAGTCGGTGGGCAGGGTGAAGATGGCGGCGGAGGCGGAGCAGATGGGTGTCGGGGCTCCGTGGGAGAACGCTCTGCTCTTCTGGGTCAACAGGGTGAGACCTCAATATCACAGCAACACTGCTGATTACACTTCCTGTCTTTACCCTCAAGGTCTGATTAAAATGTGGTTTAGCATCATTGGTATTCTGGTATTCGCAccactctgctgcagcttctcatCTGGATTGTTTGACTCTTATTTTAGGAAGACTAGAAGTTCTCTGTAAACCCAAAGATGTATTTAAATTCTACCCAAAAATGTCCCCACACAGGTTTGCTTTCTGCTGCGGATGTAGCCaagagaaataaaagctgataGAAAGTTTGTGACCTCCATTTTAAAATCAGACCAAATAGAAGTACAGTACAgctttctgtctgttctgttctgtcccCATGGTGAAGAAACATCTGGAGTTTTTGGTATTATTGTTTCCTTCCACGGCCCTCTTCTCTTTTACTTGCCATATTGCtatttatgatatttatatttctaaacTGTGTGTCCTCATCAGTTTTACCTTTAGTACTGTGTTCCTTCATTTAGTTgtgctaaccctaacccttagTGGAGCTGGACATTGTCGTACAAGTTCTTGAGTTTTTGATGTTAAGTCGATATGCGCTGGTCTTGTTTTTCAATGTCATCTTAGTAAAGGCTACTaaatcttttttacattttaacaaacCGCAATGAAGTTAGTTTTAAGTTGGACATTCACTCTGAATCCTGCTGCATTTTTGTGTCAGGTTCTCCCAGTATTTACTGCAAAGAAGCTCTAGACCGTCAATAAATTACTGTTTGATTGAACACAAAAACTCTGACTTGAcaatgttagaaaaaaaaaaacctgatttaAAAATGCTTATTAAATTGATGTAATATGGCATACTTACTTTGATTgctaaaatgtgatttatttattttacattaatatttgAACTGGGTGCAGGACGCTGAGCTGTAGAGGGGCTCACTTTGGCAAACGCCTgcaacctgcagccacagcagggcTAAACAGAAAACTGAGGGAACCCACGagacttgtttttcatgctgtCTTGGCCTGTCGTCGTCGTCGTTGTGTGCTgctgcatcactgtgtgtgatgatgtgtgtaAAATATAACGTTTGTTTTAAGGTTTTGGTTGAAAAACTGTGAACTCTTCCTTTTAATGCCCTCTAGCTGAATCAGAAGTTGAGAGaaagcacagaggaagaggagcctcCAAAGTCACAGACATGTACAGACCTGCAGCCTGCTCAGGACGCggtaaaaataacacacacacacacacacacacacacacacacacacacacacacacacatgcatgatgaTTTTGCCATGAAGCAGCTGTCTCTCATACTGTCGCTGTGTTGCTGAAGCCTCTAACACCGACGttgctctccttctctgttttctcctcctggtTTGTCTCTGTCGTGCCTTGCTCTCTGGCAGTGTCAATCCACCCGTTGGTACTGGAAACTAGTCCCCGTAAGTgtactcctctctctctctctctctctctctctctctctctctctctctctctctctctctctctctctctctctctctctctctctctctctcctgtctgtccatctgctACGGCTGACAGTATTGTGCCTGCTGGAAATGCCACACATAAATCTTATCTGTCCCAttatgaaaagtgtctttgtgtattggttatgtcattttaaaagtctGCTGACTTTTACATCTCACCAAGTAGATTCCAGTGAAATGTCCTGTAGCTGCTTATTATAATTAGAATTCTTATCATTAATAACTGATGGTCTTTTTTTGGACATTGGGGTGTTTATCACGTTGTAACATTCAGTCATCAGTTTCATCTCAAACTGTCGGGCCgagggggagaaggagatgttggagaggagggagggaggtgaaaTTACTTCCCTGCTGATTATTAAACCCCCTCTGCACCCCCTTTGTTTGtccccatcctctcctcctcctcctcctcctcctcctcctcctcctcttcctctgtcgcTCTTCTCTCCCTGAGCAGTGCCATGTGACTTTGTGGTGTGGCGGTTCCCATGATGACCGGCCCCCTTGTCATTTATGcttgtttccctctctctgccatCCCCCATCCAGCATGCTATCGCTTTTTGTTTGAAGGAGTCGGGGAATAAGCCGCCAGTGGTAACGTATAACACCTCGCTCTTTTCTCACCCTCATCCTCCACGTCTCCCGTAGCGACCGACTGACAAGGCTGACCAATCGCCACACCTCTCCCACGCCGCTGACCAGTgactgaccgactgactgactgcaaacTAATCACTATTCCAACCCCGAGGTTGGATGGATCAGTTAGAACTCATTAGCTTTTAACAGTATTTATCCATATGgatttgttttgctgcttttttaaaagtatgTATTACAAAGCCATGTTATAGGAGGCATAATAAGACTGGATGTGACTCTTCTCATCCTTGTCCTCCTCCAACAAGGCTGTGTAACGTCATTCAGCATAAGTTACACTTGATGCacatgcagtgtttgttttgtttgaaatcgTTTTGGGTGTGTTTTATCTCTTGTTATACAGCGTGAGAgcttttcattttgataaaattcactttttattcatatttttttcctgatcTGAGTTGTAGGCTCACAGTGTGATCAGtgcctgtttctgctgcatggACACCGGAGAACAAACACCctcattttcattaataatCACTGACATTTTTCTGCCCATAGTTTTcttttgattgtatttttttgcaatgtctttttttaaccttctggttggtgtgtgtatgtgtgcacatgtttctTAATTGAGGCATCACCAGTCTTGCGCTTTGTTTCTGTGGGTtttcttctctgtaattttCCTGGAGTTTGGCTGGCTTCATACTTTGAGTCAATGgtttcatttattgtttgaaaCATCGACAAGCCTTCCTGGTTTTAATATTTCCTTTGACACTGTTCTAACTCTCTTTAAGATGAGTAAATTGTAAATACTGCCTATGTCTGCCTCATgatccttcctctcttcccctcactcactgtttttgtttcccaCTTGTCTTTGCACAACTCCTCTTTTtaccctcttctctttctcctcctccttccctctcttttcttccttaGATTCGCTACAGGAAGGATAAAGTGCAGTCTAAGCTGACGCCAACTTTCCCTCTGGTTTCTGCGGTCAAAGATCTGTCTAATGGCTGTGCTATAGCTGCTGTGTTGCACTACTACTGCTCCAGCTTGCTGCCTCTAGAGGGTACACATGTGCTCAGATGCaaagcacacatgcatacaggaACACATTTgatgattaaatatttatatttggcTGATGTATGCGTCAAAGCACTAGAGAGCTTGAATGATGGAcctatgatttaaaaaaaaaaaaaaggtttccaATAAATGTGGTGTCCTGAGTAGATGCTCTGTTCACTAGACAAACATTTCTCCCAACTTTTCGTATTATTACGTCTGTGTAatcattttcaattcaatttaataataataattttgactCTAATAGTAGTAAACATGTTtcgtatttgtgtttttctgctgcagttCAGTGAACTTTACTTGTCAAAGCATTCTTATGTTTAAGTAACCGTTCTCTGCTCCTCCCAGATGTGTGTCTGAAGGACACCATGTCTGTGGCCGACAGTCTCTACAACCTGCAGCTGATCAAAGAGTTTTGCGAGAGCAGtttacagagctgctgcccCCTCGCTGTGGAGGATCTGCTCTACGCTCCTCCGGTGCTGCATGTGAGCATTATGAACCTTCACGTTTACGCTGTAATTAATCCAATGTGGACATGCCACTACAGTTAACGTGAGGAGAAAGATAAGCGTATGGATGGAAAAGAAAGTGCTTAAAGGTCACACTAAGTTCACTGAGGATGTAAAGTATCACATTGACTTTAAAGGCTGAAGTTTATTGGATGCAACTGGGTTTGACTGAGCGTGCAGCGACCGCTAGATGGCAGCGCAAGCAGGATTTTCAGCCTTGGTTTTCATCTTTGACTGTATGAGAACGTGCAGTGTCCCTTTGTTCTTTGGGATGATGTCATTCTGCCATGTTTTATCTTCTCTGACACCCTGTGAAACAAAGTCACCTTATTCTAACTCATTATGGCCTTTATAATTCTCCACATGAGTCACCTCCATGCTAACCTGATATACTGTTTTCCGCAGCTGAACATCATGAGCTTCATAGCTGAGCTGCTGGAGTGGTTTGAGATTAAGAAGCCCGATTTCGTCAAGCCCCTACAACCCATCGACCTCACAGGTCTGTGACTCCATGAGGTTAATGAGAACATCTCTGTAGTATTGTTACATTCGCCGTTGGCtgtttaatgaataattatcaCACTGTTAATGTCTTGCAGATGTGTCAGGGTTATTAGGCTGCACAAGTCCGGTCAGCGGAAACAGCAACAGGTACCAACATCCCTCTAAAACCACCCACATAAAAACTATCAGGATGGAAAAATTAGGCATGACCCTACTCAGTCTGATGTGGAATCTCTCCTAAATCTGAACCCTAAAACACTGCAGAATTTACTGAATCAAAAAATGATTAAAGGAAGAACTCCAGCCACATGTCTTAAATGTCTTAAAATCAAAGCTGCAGCACACATAAACTGTGAATGTTACACTTTACTCTTGCTGTGATAAAAGAGTTGTGAATGGGGATCATTTTAGTGCTTATTTCTCTTTCAGTGGCTCTCCTTCCTTCATCTTCAAACAACCCTTTGTGCCCATCTCCTCCCCAGTGTCACCGggtaagaaaaagaaagcacattgttttacatgttgtgtttatttgaatgGGTGTTGTATTCGAACAGACTAAATAGACTTTAATACTCTTTTTGACTTTAGATTTATTGTCATCTGTCTTTCCAGAAAACAAAAGTTGgacaaagaaacaaatcagGTAGTTACATTAAAACCTCCATGTGATTTCTACAGTAAATGTTGTGGTGCGTTCatattttatcttaatttttAATCTTCTTACTTTGGCTTCTGTGGTCTCTGCTTTTCCGTTTTCGTCTGGCACAACCCATCCATTGGTCCATCCTTTCATCGTCATCCACCTCTGCAGTCGTCCTCTGTCAGCAGTGACTTTCAGCATCCCATTTGGGCTGGACAGTGATGTTGACATTGTCATGGGAAACCCAATAGATTCTGTCTTTCGCTCTGTCAGCACTGACAGCCTCACCACCGGCATCCCTGCAATGACTTCACCAGTGACAGCGGCCGGGATGACTCATGTCCCGTACAGCCCTCCAGAGGACGTCAGCCACCTGGTCAGCGCTTCTGCACCATCGCAGCGCTCGTCCTGGGGCCCTTACTCTCACACGGCGCCACTGGGTGAGCTGCCCACCATCGAGGAGGCTCTACAGGTGGTTCATACTCCTGGCGGCAAAGATCGGAAGAAGGGAAGGACAGCAGAGAAAGGTGGAAGAGGAGTGTTGGGTGGAAGGCCAGAACCCAGGTTACGTCCCGAAGGAGCCCCTGCTGGCTTCTTCCTACACTCCCCTGAGGAGGAGAATCCCCAGCTCAGTAGCTCTGCTCCCTGTCGCTCAGGAGTCCTCTACCGGCCTGTTGGAGGAGAAGTGGGTGACACTAAAAGGCcaggaaggggagagaggagggagagaacaggCCGCACTCCAGAGATGTCACGTGATGACGACTCTGTTCTACGCGATGGCAGCGTTGACTCTTCCGAAGCATCGGATGATACCCCCAGAAACGCACCTGGTAACATTCGACCCAGTAACGATCGCCATGGAAACCACAGCACCAACAACAGTCCACGCATGACGAGCTTTGCTGAGCGACGAGACAGCAGGAGAAGACATCCCGCTGCTCCCGGCGAAGAGTCGGCGTCCGCTTCGACCCCAACGACCCCAGGCACTCCGCACACACCCTCCACCCCAGCGGGGGCACCTGGTCGCCAGGACAGCCCAGGTCCCAGAGGCCCTGAACCAGGTTCTGAGGCCTGGGAGCTGGGGGCTCGTCTGGAGGAAAAACGCAAAAGCATTGAAGCCCAAAAAAGACGCATTGAAGCCATCTTtgccaaacacagacagaggctTGGAAAAACTGCTTTCCTCCAACTGAAAAGAGAGcaaggtgaaggaggaggggaggcagcagaggaggataATCTCACCCTGGAGGAGCGCCTCACTCGCATGGAAGAGCAGctgaaaaaggaagaggagaaggaagaaaaggagaaggagaaagacggacagaaggagaaagagaagccaTCTGTTTCCAATGCTCCTCGACTAGAGAAGCAGGTCACGTTCTCTATTGAAAGTAAGAAaggagcagagaaagaaaaaggagcagagaaagagaaaggaggtgAAGCTGTCTTAGTGGAGTACAACGAAGTGGTGCAGAAACTGAGTGAAGCTCTGCAGTCACTACAGAAGGACATGCAGAAActtacagagcagcagcagcagctcatgaaCAACCAAAGACCCAGAAATACACCCAAAACCACTCCAAAATCAGCACCCAGAAGTAACGCCAAAACACAACCCAAAACTCCTCCTCACACCCCATCAAAGACGCCACCTAGAACCCCGACAAAGACTCCTACAAAGAGCACCTCTAAAGCTTGGATGATTCCTGTTGGAGCCCCCGCTGCCACCTCCCCTTCACGGCGCTCTCACGTTGTCACCTCCCCGAAAACTGTCATCTCTTCCTCGTGCCCAGCTCCTCGCACAAAGGtccactcctcctccactgcccgCAGCCCAAAGCACCACCCACGTCCCCAATACCAGCCCCACCCACGGCCTTCCGAACTCAAGTTCCCCCCCCTCAACCGCGTCTTGACGCCAACCCACAATGTGGACACCCTCCCCCACCTCCGCCGTGTGTCCCCCAGTAAATGTCAGGTTCAGACCGCCTCTTCCTTCAGAATCGGTGGGCCTCGTACCCCTCAAGACTCTCCTCAGCCCACCCAGCAGCCGCAGCCTGATGAGAGCACCTCAGACACAGGCTCCAGTGAGACGCCAACTCAGTTCAgcctggagctggagcaggaggacGCAGAGGCTGCAGGAGGGCTGCCGGTCTTCCAGCCACCGAGGCAAGATCGTCCGAGGGCTGCTGGTGGAAGCAGCTCTGGAGCTCCTTCTGAATGCTCATTTGAGAGCGAgactttgtctctgtctgctgcGTACAGTGCTGGAGGTGAAGGCGCAAGAGCCGCAGGGAAGCGCTGCAGCCTGATAGAGGTCTCAATGTCATCTCTCGGAGGgccagagggaggcagtgaTGAACCGACTGATGAAGGGCAGGAGTTTTCCTCTGATTCTGTGAGTGACCACACAGAATATGCTGTGGAACCGGATACTGTACTCGCTGCAGAGCCCCTAGACCCCATAGAGCAGCTGGAGCTGGCCATGGCAGCCGACAGTCTGCCACAAGAACAGCCTGCATCCAGCGGAGAGCTGACAGGACAAACTGAAACTTTGGAAACAAGTGGAGAACAGAATGAGCTGGGGACAAGAGGAGGAATCCAATTCTTCTTTAAGGTGAGTGCTTGCAAAACAGAATGGAGGGGTAAGAAGAGTTTTGTTTTGCACATAGATTAATTCTGTCGTGACT from Pempheris klunzingeri isolate RE-2024b chromosome 3, fPemKlu1.hap1, whole genome shotgun sequence includes the following:
- the LOC139198733 gene encoding calmodulin-regulated spectrin-associated protein 3-like, with the translated sequence MVDSPSAMKKTFSVPEIKPLDRYDFNRAKICASVRWLLSKSYGSAENVPVELREPLYKDQYEQEHLKPSVSKLLLSPEIYCRAQALLTQAHGVSLPASQGSPADNSALLQFLIKKGFTPKVQDADVTEEDLNYVPIKTKAHLALIDALMTLAAKESVGRVKMAAEAEQMGVGAPWENALLFWVNRLNQKLRESTEEEEPPKSQTCTDLQPAQDACQSTRWYWKLVPHAIAFCLKESGNKPPVIRYRKDKVQSKLTPTFPLVSAVKDLSNGCAIAAVLHYYCSSLLPLEDVCLKDTMSVADSLYNLQLIKEFCESSLQSCCPLAVEDLLYAPPVLHLNIMSFIAELLEWFEIKKPDFVKPLQPIDLTDVSGLLGCTSPVSGNSNSGSPSFIFKQPFVPISSPVSPENKSWTKKQISRPLSAVTFSIPFGLDSDVDIVMGNPIDSVFRSVSTDSLTTGIPAMTSPVTAAGMTHVPYSPPEDVSHLVSASAPSQRSSWGPYSHTAPLGELPTIEEALQVVHTPGGKDRKKGRTAEKGGRGVLGGRPEPRLRPEGAPAGFFLHSPEEENPQLSSSAPCRSGVLYRPVGGEVGDTKRPGRGERRERTGRTPEMSRDDDSVLRDGSVDSSEASDDTPRNAPGNIRPSNDRHGNHSTNNSPRMTSFAERRDSRRRHPAAPGEESASASTPTTPGTPHTPSTPAGAPGRQDSPGPRGPEPGSEAWELGARLEEKRKSIEAQKRRIEAIFAKHRQRLGKTAFLQLKREQGEGGGEAAEEDNLTLEERLTRMEEQLKKEEEKEEKEKEKDGQKEKEKPSVSNAPRLEKQVTFSIESKKGAEKEKGAEKEKGGEAVLVEYNEVVQKLSEALQSLQKDMQKLTEQQQQLMNNQRPRNTPKTTPKSAPRSNAKTQPKTPPHTPSKTPPRTPTKTPTKSTSKAWMIPVGAPAATSPSRRSHVVTSPKTVISSSCPAPRTKVHSSSTARSPKHHPRPQYQPHPRPSELKFPPLNRVLTPTHNVDTLPHLRRVSPSKCQVQTASSFRIGGPRTPQDSPQPTQQPQPDESTSDTGSSETPTQFSLELEQEDAEAAGGLPVFQPPRQDRPRAAGGSSSGAPSECSFESETLSLSAAYSAGGEGARAAGKRCSLIEVSMSSLGGPEGGSDEPTDEGQEFSSDSVSDHTEYAVEPDTVLAAEPLDPIEQLELAMAADSLPQEQPASSGELTGQTETLETSGEQNELGTRGGIQFFFKEEVHSEGEMAQRRALLLEKQQKRAEEMKKRRQWHEQERENRQPSTDNRVASPSNTPPAGTTSPSPTPPATPARRGDFTRAEYARRHQLKIMEDLDKVLQQKSISQGRSSTKKTHSRPRSMTREETQLSLSPAKGKRGSKLTKVYSHSSLNLAATDEPGNSCGDSTKKPQSRPDSPSGCVTASRLANQNGDKDWETGSNGTSPAPEYTGPKLFKEPSLKSNKFIIHNALSRCCLAGKVNETQKNRIVEEMEKSPANHFLILFRDANCQFRGVYTMNTDSQELVRLTGMGPRTISSTQVEAIYKYSSDRKQFSAIPSKTMGMSVDAFTIPSHLWHGGAGGAGGGSRRASITKKAVISK